In Daucus carota subsp. sativus chromosome 4, DH1 v3.0, whole genome shotgun sequence, one DNA window encodes the following:
- the LOC135152121 gene encoding uncharacterized protein LOC135152121, whose product MLSASKHERDALIATRRKLTDVLGFLRAMGFSEQQVLNHQVKDGFGGGIPSRDEFGLPLLKDEVVNRGPNPFTDKMKDKMPDSAAHTVFEERSSSPKSSKPLVGIDDKILKENSNVKGDKVAEVSKGETPLKSWATVLKRDCPPPPSFRFLPPGESMIVEPPLEELRKGNDKYKSCVVGSFTKGTKPYKEVAEFAAKMWAVKGLQDVFQKDNRTYVFKFKDEQERDAVLSRGTWYIDKRPMVVTRWGIKPGTDNISAIPMWIKLSNIPDSYWTVEGLSRLASTVGRPLGADPLTAKLDLLPFAKMQVLYKLGDPMPNEVQAVFLIQCQRKSTVKVQISYPFRPLFCSCCNSLGHSIGACPRVNRVWVKKDQKIEVKTAQPVAAESNPNCPDPPVSNTIVTPIKQSVNECDAAHSERWTEVKRKHGEGSVHSVHSDDSPTPPQLGLFAVLETHVKERDALYFSSLINRHFCWLFNYQHHNNGRIWLGWDPNRWSVQHLASSDQHLTCQVLNHGNQASFVLTVVYASNNSVERRVLWSNLADINGHWIENGSNKAWCLTGDFNIFARPYETNGPLPRAQQGILDFRNCLNQLGVTDLHFTGDLFTWRESNLVSALRRKLDRGLSDHNPAAVVLGLARERIFRPFQVFQHLLDHPDFNHTLLENWNIEVNGDPWFILMSKTKRIKEHLKQFNIRNGNLDAKVTDARTKLLSFQEAMPLSPNSDWLSQEMQLTNDLKDVLLQHEVFLKQKSRVKWLQCGDGNNRYFFNSCKANWNRRKILSLENEGRIVFTHKEISEVAVNFYKDLLGTAKLVTPIPTDFSFKRLNDEHSSSMIRPVTNAEISGMFKGLSKHKCPGPDVNSAAIALIPKVNNAVSMAQFRPISCCNVLYKVISKILAHRMQPFMPSIVSNNQAAFVKGRKLGDHVLLAQALCRDYHLNRGTPRIAFKLDLSKAFDTINWSFLFDLLALQGFHPVFIKWLKCCITGSMVSVKVNGSLEGYFNCKSGLKQGDPLSPYLFVLAMEALSVCLNHATRTSLFKHHSRTKEANITHLTFADDVLLFCRGDKESVK is encoded by the exons ATGCTTAGTGCCTCTAAGCATGAGAGAGATGCGCTCATAGCCACCAGAAGAAAGCTCACGGATGTTTTAGGCTTTCTCCGAGCAATGGGGTTTTCGGAACAACAAGTTCTTAATCACCAGGTTAAGGATGGATTTGGTGGTGGGATTCCATCTAGAGATGAATTTGGGCTCCCCTTACTCAAAGATGAGGTTGTGAACAGAGGCCCCAATCCTTTCACTGATAAAATGAAGGACAAAATGCCAGATTCGGCTGCTCATACGGTGTTTGAAGAAAGGTCCAGCTCACCTAAGTCTTCGAAGCCTTTGGTTGGAATTGATGATAAGATTTTGAAGGAGAATAGCAATGTTAAGGGTGATAAGGTGGCTGAGGTGAGTAAAGGGGAGACCCCTTTAAAATCTTGGGCCACAGTTCTTAAGAGAGATTGTCCTCCCCCCCCTTCCTTTCGCTTCCTCCCCCCTGGTGAATCGATGATTGTGGAACCCCCTCTGGAAGAGCTAAGAAAAGGGAATGATAAATACAAAAGTTGTGTTGTTGGGTCTTTCACCAAAGGAACCAAGCCTTACAAGGAGGTGGCTGAGTTTGCAGCCAAGATGTGGGCTGTCAAAGGTTTGCAAGATGTTTTTCAGAAGGATAATCGAACCTATGTGTTCAAGTTTAAAGATGAGCAGGAGCGTGATGCAGTTCTCTCTAGAGGAACATGGTACATTGATAAACGACCTATGGTGGTCACTAGATGGGGTATTAAACCGGGTACTGATAATATTAGTGCTATTCCGATGTGGATAAAGCTTAGTAACATTCCAGATTCTTATTGGACTGTTGAGGGGTTGAGTCGACTAGCAAGTACAGTTGGGAGACCTCTAGGAGCTGATCCTTTGACTGCCAAGCTTGATCTCCTGCCGTTTGCTAAGATGCAGGTTCTTTATAAATTAGGTGACCCTATGCCGAATGAAGTACAAGCTGTGTTCTTGATCCAGTGTCAGAGGAAATCTACTGTTAAGGTTCAAATTTCGTATCCGTTTAGACCTCTGTTTTGCTCTTGTTGTAATTCTTTGGGTCATTCTATTGGGGCTTGCCCTCGTGTTAATCGTGTCTGGGTAAAGAAAGATCAGAAAATTGAGGTTAAGACTGCTCAACCGGTTGCTGCTGAGAGTAATCCTAATTGTCCAGATCCTCCTGTGAGCAATACTATCGTGACTCCTATTAAGCAGTCTGTGAATGAGTGTGATGCTGCTCACTCTGAAAGGTGGACTGAAGTAAAGCGTAAGCATGGAGAAGGGTCTGTGCACTCTGTGCATTCTGATGACTCCCCAACCCCGCCTCAA TTAGGCTTATTTGCCGTTTTGGAAACCCACGTTAAGGAAAGAGATGCCCTGTATTTCTCAAGTCTTATTAATAGGCATTTCTGTTGGCTGTTTAATTACCAACATCACAATAATGGACGTATTTGGTTAGGATGGGATCCTAACAGATGGTCTGTTCAACATTTAGCATCTTCGGATCAGCATCTCACTTGTCAGGTCTTGAATCATGGTAATCAAGCCTCCTTTGTGCTAACAGTTGTTTATGCTAGTAATAACTCTGTTGAGAGAAGGGTTCTGTGGAGTAATTTGGCTGATATTAATGGACATTGGATAGAGAATGGATCGAATAAAGCTTGGTGCCTCACGGGAGATTTTAACATCTTTGCTAGACCATATGAAACTAATGGCCCCCTTCCTCGTGCCCAACAAGGTATTCTGGACTTTAGAAATTGTCTTAACCAGTTGGGTGTCACTGACTTGCACTTTACGGGGGATCTTTTCACTTGGAGAGAGAGTAACCTGGTCTCAGCCTTGAGAAGAAAACTTGACAGG GGGCTTTCTGATCATAACCCAGCTGCAGTAGTCTTGGGACTTGCTAGAGAAAGAATTTTTCGACCGTTCCAGGTGTTTCAACACCTTCTTGATCACCCTGATTTTAATCATACCCTTTTGGAGAACTGGAATATTGAAGTTAATGGTGATCCCTGGTTCATTCTCATGTCTAAGACTAAACGTATTAAGGAACATCTCAAGCAATTTAATATTCGAAATGGTAATTTGGATGCTAAGGTGACTGATGCGAGGACAAAGCTTCTCTCTTTTCAAGAGGCCATGCCTCTTTCTCCGAATTCTGACTGGCTTTCACAAGAAATGCAGCTTACAAATGACCTGAAGGATGTGTTATTGCAGCATGAAGTTTTTTTAAAGCAAAAATCTCGAGTTAAGTGGTTACAATGTGGAGATGGTAACAATCGTTATTTTTTCAACAGTTGTAAGGCAAACTGGAACAGGAGAAAGATTCTATCTCTTGAGAATGAGGGCCGTATTGTTTTCACCCATAAGGAGATATCTGAAGTTGCTGTGAATTTCTATAAAGATCTTCTTGGTACAGCAAAGTTGGTGACTCCTATTCCCACTGACTTTAGTTTTAAGAGGCTGAATGATGAGCATAGTTCCTCCATGATCAGACCTGTTACTAATGCTGAGATTTCTGGAATGTTTAAGGGACTGTCGAAGCACAAATGCCCTGGTCCTGATG TAAATTCTGCTGCGATTGCTCTTATTCCCAAGGTTAACAATGCTGTTTCCATGGCTCAGTTTCGGCCAATTTCATGCTGCAATGTCTTGTATAAAGTCATCTCTAAAATTCTAGCTCACAGAATGCAACCCTTCATGCCTTCTATTGTTTCAAATAATCAAGCTGCTTttgttaaaggcagaaaacttGGCGACCATGTTCTTCTAGCTCAGGCACTTTGTCGGGACTACCATCTAAACAGAGGTACGCCTCGTATAGCTTTTAAGCTTGATCTGTCGAAGGCCTTTGATACTATTAACTGGAGTTTCTTGTTTGATCTGCTTGCTCTCCAAGGTTTTCATCCTGTTTTCATTAAGTGGCTCAAGTGTTGTATTACGGGATCTATGGTCTCTGTTAAAGTTAATGGTTCTCTGGAAGGTTATTTCAACTGTAAGTCTGGGTTGAAACAGGGTGACCCCCTATcaccttatttatttgttttagctATGGAGGCTCTGTCGGTGTGTCTCAATCATGCAACGAGGACCTCTTTGTTCAAGCATCACAGCCGAACAAAAGAGGCCAATATTACTCACTTAACTTTTGCTGATGATGTGTTGTTGTTCTGTCGGGGAGATAAAGAATCTGTGAAATAA